GGAAGTTGATTTCTCTTATATTAACTTCGGACTTTCCACTTTTTACATCTTACTTTTTATCCGAAAGTTTTCTTGCTAAATGGTAACTGATGAATGGTAATTAAGTTCCAATTACCAGAGATTCCCGGAGTCGTTCACAAAGTGCGTCGTGTTCATCCCAAAGAGCCTGTGGCAGTCGGTCTCCAAACTGGTTAAAGAATTCTGCAACACTTCTGGTTTCTTCAAGCCAGTCCTGTGGATTTACCTCGAAGAGGTGGTCTATAATCTCTGAAGGTAGGTCAAGACCAGTCATATCAAGGCTTTCTGGAGTAGGGACATAACCAATAGAGGTTTTTTTGGCTGATGTCTTACCGTTACAGCGGTCAATAATCCATTCGAGAACACGCAGGTTTTCACCATAGCCTGGCCAGAGGAATTTACCATCGTCCATTCTAAACCAATTAACATGGAATATCTTTGGTGGCTTTGTCATCTGGCGTCCCATTTTAAGCCAGTGACCAAAATAATCAGCCATATTGTAACCACAAAAGGGCAACATAGCCATTGGGTCGCGGCGAACTTCTCCCTGCTTTCCATACTGAGCCGCAGTCCGTTCTGAAGCCATAGTTGCTCCCATATAAACTCCATGCTCCCAATCAAATGCCTCGTAGACTAATGGGGCTAAATGTGCCCGTCTTCCACCAAAGATAATAGCCGTGATTGGCACTCCATGATGATGTTCTAATCGGTGGCTGGCGGAAGGACAATTAGCGATGGGCACCGTAAAACGACTGTTAGGGTGAGCACCTTTAATCGCATTACCGTCTTTATCAACCATCCCTGGTTTCCATGGTTTCCCTTGCCAGTCCATTCCTTCATCAGGAACTTGACCATCTCCATCTTCCCACCATACCGTTCCATCTGGTTTAAGAAGAACATTTGTATAAATGGTATCTTTTTGAATCATAGCCACTGCGTTTGGATTGGTTTGAGAATTAGTGCCAGGTGCGACGCCAAAAAATCCTGCTTCCGGATTAATTGCCCATAATGCCCCATCACTATCAATTCGCATCCAGGCAATATCATCACCTACAGTCCAGATTCTATAACCTTTTTT
This DNA window, taken from bacterium, encodes the following:
- a CDS encoding phosphoenolpyruvate carboxykinase (GTP), which codes for MSKKKEKIVMTNNSALLAWVDEMARLCKPDSIHWCDGSEEEKHRLTKEAIKTGELIELNQEKLPGCFYHRTALNDVARTENLTYICTSSKEEAGPTNNWMSPEEAYKKAGEIFNGSMVGRTMYVVPFSMGPVGSPFSKIGVELTDSIYVVLNMRIMTRMGKVVLDKLGEWGEFTRCLHSKADLDINRRLILHFPEDNTIWSVGSGYGGNVLLGKKCLALRIASYLAKKEGWLAEHMLIMGIESPNGYIEYIAAAFPSACGKTNLAMLIPPEGLKKKGYRIWTVGDDIAWMRIDSDGALWAINPEAGFFGVAPGTNSQTNPNAVAMIQKDTIYTNVLLKPDGTVWWEDGDGQVPDEGMDWQGKPWKPGMVDKDGNAIKGAHPNSRFTVPIANCPSASHRLEHHHGVPITAIIFGGRRAHLAPLVYEAFDWEHGVYMGATMASERTAAQYGKQGEVRRDPMAMLPFCGYNMADYFGHWLKMGRQMTKPPKIFHVNWFRMDDGKFLWPGYGENLRVLEWIIDRCNGKTSAKKTSIGYVPTPESLDMTGLDLPSEIIDHLFEVNPQDWLEETRSVAEFFNQFGDRLPQALWDEHDALCERLRESLVIGT